AGGGGGGACGATTGGATGCGATCCCGAATTTTGAATAGGTGGCAACTTGGGTTATCGTAACCAATCGAAGTCGTGGGGATCTATGGCAATCATAGAAGTAAGAAATAAAAAATTTAGATATCGAATCATTGGCGGCATGATTATGTTCGGTCTAGCCTTGCCCGCCTTTTCCGCCTCGACGATCGCGCCAATCGTCGTTGAAGCACAAATCGATGGTCGCGCGGTTGTCAATGTGAGAAATGATTGGGAACGTGAGGTCATGTATCAGTTGAGTGTATTGCGTTGGCAGGTGATCGATGGTCGTGATCGGTATGAGGCCACCCAAGACTTCATCGCCAGCCCCCCAATTTTCACCCTTGCCCCGGCCGAGACACGAGCAATCCGGATTGGTCTTCGTCATCCAATACCTGCACCCGTGGAACAGGTTTACCGTTTGGTGGTTGCGGAGGTACCACGTGTGGGTGAGTCTGGTAAGCAAGGCGGTATGGTTAGTTTTGCCCTCCAATATCTGCTGCCGGTCTATGTTGCCTCAACCCTCAGTGATGCAAAACCGGAACTGGTCTGGTCAATGCGGGTAGTAGGTGATGCGGTGGTAGTTCGAGCGGAGAATATCGGACAGAAACGTATCGTCCTGCTATCGGTGGGCCTTTCTAAAAACTCCGCAGAGAATGTCGAGCCCGAATTTATTTCCAAGAAGCCGACCAACGTCCTGGCCAAGACCTGGAGGGAGTGGCGGATTCCCGTTCTGCGGGGAAATGCCTCCTTGCCTTTACATATTGTATATCTAAACCAGGCCAGCACCAACCCAACGGTTGTGCCCGATGCAGAAATTAAGACCAGCAGTTCGCGTTAGCGTTACAAGAGCAGACCGTTCTATTTCGTTATTCCATATTCCATGCCAAATTGGGAAAGATTGAGGCGTGTGCCGCCGTGAAGTTATTATCGAAACGACAGCGGTGTTCGATTTCGTATGGAGTGACCTGGTGTGGCGCGTTGTTGCTGACACTTGGTGGCGATCCGACGCAGTCTCTCGCTGATCAGGTTATACACACGTTGGATGCGATTGATATGAACCCAGCCCTGATCGATTCATCCATCGAAAAGAAGGGAGTAGAGGGGTTTTATACACTCTACCTCAATGGGGTGTTGCAGAACGGTTTCGTTTTTGTGTTCGTCGATGATGCGCTACACCTTTATATGGCGGAAAATGATTTTCGTGCGCTGGGTTTTGCGGTGGCGGTGCCCGCTGTAGAGCGTAACGGTATTAATGTAGTACCACTGTTTGGCCAAAACGGTGTATCCGCCCAGGTCGATTCCACACGGATGGCTCTTCTGCTCGAAGTGCCGCCCGGTTGGTATTCGGAAACGCATATTAATTTGATCCCATCCCAACTACGAAAAATTACGGCGGCGGTACCCGGTGCCTTATTCAACTACAGTTTGCAGTTTATCCGCGAAGGCAATACTGCGCTCAGTACCAGCAGTGGCCAAAGTCTGTCGATTTTCGGGCCGATAGGGTTGTTTCAGGTATCGACGGCGATGACCTCGTTTGACCCGATTTCGTCCGGGAGCAGGTTTCGCCGTTTGGGCGCAACTTTCTTTCATGATAACGAGAAAAACCTCACGACTTTTACCCTGGGTGACAGCGTGGTTCCATCTAGTGTTGGCGTGCCCGCCGTGCGTTTTGGCGGAGTCAGCTATCAGCGCAATTTCGGTCTTGAGCCGAACTTTTCCACACTGGAGACACCGACGATCTTCAATGAAGCACGTTTACCCAGCACTCTCGAATTTTTTCTCAATGACCGACGCATCGGTTCTCCCGTTGCGGTTGGGGCTGGCCCCTTCGAGATTGGTGGGCTGCCGACGGTTGACACCAGCGGCCAGATAAAGGTGTTGATCCGCGATGCGCTTAATAATGAACGCATAGTGACTATTCCCTACATTCGTTCGCCTCGCCTCTACCGTAAGGGGCTGCACAGTTTCAGCTATACGGCAGGTTGGTTGCGACCGGATTTGGATCGTTATCAGACACCATTCATGATTACCACGCATCGTTATGGTTGGACTCGTTGGCTGACCCTTGATGCTGGGGTAACCGCCAGTGCCGCGAGTAAGAGCCTTGGCATTAGCGCCACTTTTCCCTTGCGCAATAATATGATTGGTGATGTGTCCATGGCATCGAGTCGTTCGGCTGTGGGGGCCGGCCAACAATTCGGTAGCTCCACACAATGGTTGGGCAAGCGATCCAGTATTGGCGTCAGCATCAACCATTCTTCTCGATTATTTCGCTTGCTGGGTGATACCGGCGACGATCAGGACCGGCCGCGTAATGACTTTCGTCTGTTCGCAGCTCATGAGTTCAGTTCGAATTTTGGCGGAGTCAGCGCGACTTTCGGCCGTCTCTCGGTGTGGGGTGGGGCGACGCGATTGATCAGCAGTCTGGGTTGGTCGAAGAGCTTCGAACGATTCAGTGTATCGATCAATGGCGTTCGTAATAACAACAGTACCGCAATCCTGCTGATCCTCAACGTATCGTTAGGTCCACGGGGGTTTCTCAGCAATAGTGTACAACAGCAGGATGGGGAACTGGCCTTGCGCGCCGACTATAGCAGCCTGCCTGTGGTAGATCTTGGCACCGGTTACCGGATGGGTATTGCGGCCAATTACCCGAAACAGGGGGAGTCACAACAAAGTGCCTACGCCAATATTGATGCGCGCTCACCGTATGGCGAATATGGCCTGGATGTTGATATCCGACCGGAGCAAACCTCGTGGCGCATGAGCACCGCCGGGAGCGTCGGGATCCTATCCAAACATCCATTTTTGGGGCCACCCATCAACAGCGGGTTTGCACTGGTCTCTACCGGCGATGTATCCGGTGTCTCGATTTACCGTTGGAATCTTCCGGTCGCCGTTACCGACTCGCGAGGATTGGCGCTTGTTACCGATCTGAGCCCCTATCAGGATAATCTTCTTGCGCTAAGGCCGGATG
This portion of the Gammaproteobacteria bacterium genome encodes:
- the papD gene encoding P pilus assembly chaperone PapD, which translates into the protein MAIIEVRNKKFRYRIIGGMIMFGLALPAFSASTIAPIVVEAQIDGRAVVNVRNDWEREVMYQLSVLRWQVIDGRDRYEATQDFIASPPIFTLAPAETRAIRIGLRHPIPAPVEQVYRLVVAEVPRVGESGKQGGMVSFALQYLLPVYVASTLSDAKPELVWSMRVVGDAVVVRAENIGQKRIVLLSVGLSKNSAENVEPEFISKKPTNVLAKTWREWRIPVLRGNASLPLHIVYLNQASTNPTVVPDAEIKTSSSR
- the papC gene encoding P pilus assembly porin PapC; this translates as MKLLSKRQRCSISYGVTWCGALLLTLGGDPTQSLADQVIHTLDAIDMNPALIDSSIEKKGVEGFYTLYLNGVLQNGFVFVFVDDALHLYMAENDFRALGFAVAVPAVERNGINVVPLFGQNGVSAQVDSTRMALLLEVPPGWYSETHINLIPSQLRKITAAVPGALFNYSLQFIREGNTALSTSSGQSLSIFGPIGLFQVSTAMTSFDPISSGSRFRRLGATFFHDNEKNLTTFTLGDSVVPSSVGVPAVRFGGVSYQRNFGLEPNFSTLETPTIFNEARLPSTLEFFLNDRRIGSPVAVGAGPFEIGGLPTVDTSGQIKVLIRDALNNERIVTIPYIRSPRLYRKGLHSFSYTAGWLRPDLDRYQTPFMITTHRYGWTRWLTLDAGVTASAASKSLGISATFPLRNNMIGDVSMASSRSAVGAGQQFGSSTQWLGKRSSIGVSINHSSRLFRLLGDTGDDQDRPRNDFRLFAAHEFSSNFGGVSATFGRLSVWGGATRLISSLGWSKSFERFSVSINGVRNNNSTAILLILNVSLGPRGFLSNSVQQQDGELALRADYSSLPVVDLGTGYRMGIAANYPKQGESQQSAYANIDARSPYGEYGLDVDIRPEQTSWRMSTAGSVGILSKHPFLGPPINSGFALVSTGDVSGVSIYRWNLPVAVTDSRGLALVTDLSPYQDNLLALRPDDIPFEYRITSTEVTAVPHGRGGIFVEFPIYRERSAVLVLQLPDGRPIPAGTIVTILKTHESALVGLRGETFVQNLPEQTEIEIPISRRYCRVVVNRPQNDDPQPRLGPYTCAFEEKK